Genomic window (Paraglaciecola psychrophila 170):
TTGCCATACCCGTGGCCATGCCACGTTTATCTGGAAACCAGCGTAGTAGGGTCGAAACAGGAGATACATATCCTAAACCCAACCCACAACCGCCAAGGGCGCCATAACCTAGGTATACCAGCCACAATTGATGAGTAGCAATACCGACACTACCAATAATAAAGCCACCACCCCATAGGAAAGCTGCAGTAACACCAACACAACGAGGGCCCACCGCTTCTAGCCATTTACCGGCAACTGCGGCAGATAAACCAAGAAACACGATTGCTACAGAAAATATCCATACCACACTACTTAATGTCCAGTCACCCGCAGAACCTGTGACCACCCCTAGCTCTTTGATTAACGCAGGATTAAAAATACTCCAGGCATAAACTGAGCCAATACATAGATGGATTGCAATGGATGCTGGAGGGACTAGCCAGCGATTAAATCCCGCTTTGGCAATGATTTTTTCTTTCATCAAAAAAGAAAAAAAACCACCTGTTTTATTAGACATGTGCTTTGACCTTTTTACTATAAATTAATAGAGACTTATTTACCTTCAATTCGTCCATGCTAAACGTTTTATTTTTGTCTTTTTTTATTTATATTTCATGCACCATAAGTGTTATATGAAATATGCACCAAGAGTGTTTCGCTCCAGTTTCACAGTAGCCGGCATTCAGTAATTTTTAGTGGAAGTAAAGACAATAAATAAAGAAAATGTGCACTTTCATAAATGCAGCAATATGATTTATTAGTTGCTATTAATTTTTATAAGCGAATCAAAATATGAATTTAATATCATATATGAAACCTTTTAATGCCGCCTTTCTACTTTACAATTAATTTACAAACCATTTACAATGGCGCGACTATAGCATCGGAATATGCATATACAAATATGAAAATAATTGCTTATATACCTGATTTTTCTACATGTGGATATTTAAAAATCTTAATCGCCCATGATCATTTATAAACGTGTTAACCGTATCAGTATCGACTTGACTGATGACTATTTTATAAGTATGTCACCTTTTCACTTACTGAAGCGGTAGTGGCTACCTAAGAATAAAATAATGAGCAAGCATCGCATTGAGCTGAGCATGACAACAACAAAACATTATCTTTACGTTGGGCTGTGGTTCGATAAAAATATGGTATGGAGCGCGGGAAGTTTTGCGGATGCAAGTAGCGCCTAGACTAACCTGGTAGAGGACAGATAATCGGGGTGAAGATATTTATCCGCCAAACATCGCTAAGTGTTTGGTGGCTCCTGTGTAACCATCATGCAAAAAGTGAGTGGATTTTTTATCTGCTAATAAACTTACAAACTCATCTTGCAGACGCCGTTCAGTGTTATCCAGCTAAAATTGCCTAATATCTAGTCCGTGCTCACTGGACAGGCACAGGTGTAATTCTCCCATAGCTGAAATACGTAACCTAATACAAGTAACACAAAACCTTTACTGTAGGGCATGATAAGCCCAATATTTCCTTTGCAGAGATGGTGTGTAAATTCTTGCGCTGGGCCCGCAGTTTTATCCTGCACAATTTGGCTCCACTCGTTATTGAGTAAACGCTCTTTTATGGGTAAACCTGATATATGATTTTGGTCAAAAAAGTGCTTGTTATCACCTGTTTACGTCAGTTCAATAAAACGCAATGTGATCGGTGTGTCTTTTATCCAATTCAAAAAATTATCGAGCTCATTGTGGTTAAAATGGTGCATCAATAAAGCGTTGACCTTAACCTTGACACCTAGCTCAATTGCTAGTTCGATACCTTGCATAATTGTTTGTAATTTATTATGCCCGGTAATAGCAGCAAAATGCGCGGTTCAAGGCTATCAATACTGACATTCAATGACGTTATCGCTGCATCGACCCAACTGTTAATTTACTCTGGTAGCATATAACCATTACAGGTAATCGCAACATGCTCGATACCCGGTGTGTTGGCAGAGGCTTCAATTATTTACGTAACGAAGGTTCACCAGCGGTGATGCTGATTTTGCTAGTGCCAGGGTTAGCAAACGCGCTGGCAATTTTACGAATTTCGTCTAGCCTAAAAAGTCTCGGGGAGGTAACACATTGGTACCCATCAGGCAGGCAATATTCACAGCTGAAATTACATACATCTGGAATAGACATTCGCAAATAGTGGAAGCGACGCGAAATTTATCTTCTCACATATCACTAACATCTTTCCAAAATGAAGTAGCTACACGAAATTATGTGACACTTAGGGGAGGCTGATTGGTTTCTCTTAAAACCCTGACGATACCGATGAGAACATCAGTATCGCGGCCAGTAAACCTTGTCATTAAGGTTTAGGTTTAAGGGCTCGAGGTTAATCCAATATTATTAGTAACATAGCTTGATAAATGGTCCTATTTAAGCGGTACTTCAATATTAACTCGTACTTCAATAAAAAATATTAACAATTTAAGTATCGTAGTAGTTATTATAAAACTGAAAACAAAACATTGGATAAACAACAAATAAACAAAGTTGAAAAGTATGTGCTTATTTTTGCGGTGTTCGACACATATTTGATATAAATTAAATATGTTTTAGGTTACTTTATTTTAAGTGAAATAATGGCCTGTTGAACATGACAAGCCCATTGAGAAAAGTATTTAAATGAATTTGGGAGCCTGTAATAGATTCTGTGGTGCGACACGGTGTTGCTCCAGTGATTGTTTAATCCAACCAATTGGATGTTAAACCTACTGTCTCACCAGTAGTTCCCTTCTTCGCTGTGCGTTAACGGTAACGTTTAGGTGCAAAGCGCTGAGGACAATGTAACCGCGGGGAACCGTAAATACTGCCTGTTAAGGCAGGCTTGAATCTGCTAGTCGAAAGCGGTGATGGTGCTAGGGATGATGGTATGATCAGCAAATGCAAATCTTGGTAAGTATCGTAACTGTTGAAAAGCTAAAAATGGCTAATAAGCTTTACCAAATGGAGCGAGGTTTGGAATATCCTTTCACAGATGGGGTTTGTGAGCAATTATGCCGCCGGTATTAACAAGAGGTCTTACCTATCGAGTCGTAGGAACGAAACCTGGAAACCCCGTATAGCTCCGTAAGGTAGCAAGCTCGTCAGAGCAAGTAATGGCTATGCAGGCATAGGAGGTCGGAAGAAGCAAATGGCAGGTTGTAACGATCTGCATAAGGCATGGTTTGCCTAGCTCGAAAGATGGTCCACGTCCGACTGGTTCTCAATAGTGAGAGAATTTGGAGAATTGAGTTTATGAGGAAAAGCAAATGCCGCCTGCAGTAATGCATGGTGGTGCGTCTTCACCTTTTGCTAATTGGTCTCCTATTGGTTGGAACCAGGTCAGGCAAGATGTTCATCGACTGCAAATGCGTATTGCTAAATCAGCTAGAGCTAAACGCTGGGGTAAAGTCTAAGCGTTATCACATTTACTAACACGATACCATCAAGCTAAATTACTGGCAGTTAAACGCGTTACTGATAATAAAGGACGCAATACTGCTGGGGTTGATGGTGTTTTGTGGGTTAATGCAAAACAGAAATGGGAAGCGAGTATTGCGCTTTTCGGTTGTCGTTATCGTTCACAATCATTGAGATGCGTCTACATCCTCAAAAAGGATGGGAAGAAGCGGCTTTGGGGGACCCCAATTATGTTTGATAGGGCAATACAGGCGCTATTTCTATTGGCGTATGAGCCTATTGCTGAGGTAACAGCGAATCACCATTACTATGGTTTCCGTCCTAAGCGTTCGGTTGCTGACGCCATTGAAAGGTGCTTTATCGTGTTAGCGCAACGAACATCGGCGTGATGGTTCCTTGAAGATGATATCAAAGGTTGTTTCGATAATATTAGCCATGCATGGCTATATCAACATCTGAAGTTAGAGCAGAACGTGTTGAAGCAATGGTTAACGGCAGGTTTTATGGATAATGGGCGTTTATCTCCTATGACAGCCGTTACTACGCAAGCGGTATTATATCGCCCAGCTTGTTAAATAGTGCTTTGGATGGCATGGAATCAATGCTTGAGTTGATCACTAAGCCTTACCAAATTGTCCACTTGATAAGATATACTGACGATCTTGTGATCACTGCCAATTTTAAGGAGTTGTTAGAGGACACAATAAAGCCTTCAGTAGTGAGTCTCCTGTTAGAGCGAGATCTAACGCTTCCCTAAGGAAAAACTTTGATTACGTCGATTACAAAGGGATTTGATTTCTTTGAATTTAATTTACGCAAATATGCTCAAAAGTTGCTAACTAAGCCAAGTAAAAGCGGCATCAAATTATTTCTTGAGTCTATTAGGTTAGCGATCAAGAAGGGCATTTCGACATCAATGGCTACATTAATTGGCTCGCTTAATCGAAAGATAGTTGGCTGGGCCAATTATCCTGAATCCTGTTTAATAAATTGAACTAAATGCCTGTTCCAAGATCCGATCTTTCGACTAAAAGAGATGAATCTAAAAAGGAACAGGCATGAGTAAATTAGTTGAGCTGTTTTGTGATGTCGATGATTTTTGCAAAGTATTTATTCCTCAATGGCGTAAACAACTGCTTGAAGACGGTACGCGAAAACGTCAAAAAGAAGGGCAAAGAGAAGGGCAAATGACCACATATGAAATCATGACGATTGTCGTCAGTTTTCATATGTCATATTACCGTGATTTCAAAAACTACTCTCTTGGGTATGTATCTCTTGTGTACAAAAATGCGTTTCCAAATTTATTGAATTACACACGATTCTAGCGGTCATGCCTAGAGTTACCGTGCTCATGTGTGCCTACTTTACATCACTTAAAGGAAAGCCATCA
Coding sequences:
- a CDS encoding group II intron maturase-specific domain-containing protein codes for the protein MLTKPSKSGIKLFLESIRLAIKKGISTSMATLIGSLNRKIVGWANYPESCLIN